One genomic segment of Polyodon spathula isolate WHYD16114869_AA chromosome 17, ASM1765450v1, whole genome shotgun sequence includes these proteins:
- the LOC121329783 gene encoding kinectin-like isoform X7 has protein sequence MRELSRNSGRDTGRERLAGIAVILTIKAAGTRRSNSTVTLSQIMMELYDSQYLLILAPSLVIAIMFLFFWLFMKETSYDEVLARQKRDHKPLPVRPESRKKNEKKKSKKKESGGGVLGDVANGQESDSEHRDFDLTEAVPEEEDQTSSIVITPASNEAPAGLRDRKRRDRKQQQQQQQQQSRAGQDESAREVNGSKPAPKKETMPLTKQPTPPTDAASGKKKSMQKKQKIEADDFHTETKPESVCVPTRKEVPLLSLDAKLLESSTGKKKSASKKQKPEPGLGDEPLNLAPVYIPPMYSDPATAVPEKKSMDTATKTNAKKLKNETDKENSEVKFKEYLSILKSLTQEETINVAAVLIERNPAVLDSWQRQSGKADITLQQLQERERLLSTFQEEASIAKEKVKQLSQELLVEKQKGSLAESLLREQRGAMEKELSVLQGKAQGNYQENQAVQIKFQQLEGQIARLQQENGILRDAVSSATTQMESKQSSELTKLRGDYGRVMAELAEKSSKLQQEDALRKNVEVTYKQTVSQLEGQLQQAERRWEDLQGFLRSLTAEHEKLQASNQELQNKLLAVESELGSKNKEVQTLHSSLTDTMVSKEQVEQKMMQLLEASQHSRVEDTVQDLLNKNTSLTGHIETLQAQVESQTSMASLVEELQKRLAEKEAQRNALEDCLKVERSSWASREAQLQAVHNESMTLKAEVQKLQAQNSEQQAASQLILEQMHKSAQEKEEKIVTVENLLEAGLIEVANKEDQLKGLRVENEALRLEVCRLQLQNAEQTSSEATVEELQREILEKDGRLKFVEDMLQAELEKVSGKEKLIQALELQSESLKEEVQAARHREAEQVSIRSQFQELQILLQAKGEQVQVLEHAAEERGREAVEREQQLQVLREESSSLRVQLLEEQQRVQEQQNQVQMAPPSQELLSSLMEKEKQVAELQSELGALREAVELHRKKNNELREKNWSAMEALSATESVLQGKLDKTAKEGQKALASVEMQTREALHRLFPSLPLPRKQNHQEWLLEFETAAKEALASKPEDSKLFEEKLRESEELHRIMQKDCETYKKVLAETEGILQRLQSSVEQEESRWRVKLEVSQSEQRQMHLKVTRLEEEVERLCADSRELENLRQERQNLEFQLVKAEEENATYVSEVRELKDLLTELQSKLDGSYSEAVRQNEELNLVRLLCCRHPGDPALVENPAERNAIQAGSRGEGAAQSGR, from the exons ATCATGATGGAGCTGTATGACTCTCAGTACCTGCTCATCCTGGCCCCCTCCCTGGTCATTGCGATCATGTTCCTCTTCTTCTGGCTCTTCATGAAGGAGACCTCCTATGACGAGGTGCTGGCGCGGCAGAAACGCGACCACAAGCCTCTGCCGGTGCGCCCCGAGAGCCGCAAGAAGAAcgagaaaaagaaaagcaagaaGAAGGAGAGCGGGGGGGGCGTGCTGGGCGATGTGGCCAACGGGCAGGAGTCTGACTCGGAGCACCGGGACTTCGATTTGACCGAAGCTGTGCCGGAGGAAGAGGACCAGACTAGCTCCATCGTCATCACACCCGCCAGCAACGAAGCACCCGCGGGGCTCCGTGACAGGAAGAGGCGGGACaggaagcaacagcagcagcagcagcagcagcagtccagGGCGGGCCAGGATGAGTCTGCCAGGGAGGTGAACGGGTCGAAACCAGCGCCCAAGAAGGAGACGATGCCTTTGACCAAGCAGCCCACCCCGCCCACCGACGCTGCCTCAGGGAAGAAGAAATCCatgcagaagaagcagaagatcGAAGCAG ATGATTTCCACACAGAAACCAAACCGGAGTCGGTCTGTGTGCCCACCAGGAAGGAGGTCCCGCTTCTGTCTCTTGATGCCAAACTGCTGGAGAGCTCGACCGGCAAGAAGAAATCGGCATCAAAGAAACAGAAACCCGAGCCAG GTCTGGGGGACGAACCTCTGAACCTGGCCCCGGTTTACATCCCCCCGATGTACAGTGACCCTGCCACGGCCGTCCCGGAGAAGAAGAGCATGGACACAGCCACGAAAACCAACGCAAAGAAGCTCAAGAACGAGACTGACAAAG AAAACTCTGAGGTGAAGTTTAAAGAATATCTGTCGATCTTGAAGAGCCTGACTCAGGAAGAGACTATCAACGTGGCTGCCGTGCTGATAGAGAGGAACCCGGCCGTGCTGGACAGCTGGCAGAGA CAGAGCGGGAAGGCAGACATCACTCTGCAGCAGCTCCAGGAACGAGAGCGACTCCTCTCTACCTTCCAAGAGGAGGCCTCCATCGCCAAGGAGAAGGTCAAGCAGCTCTCCCAG GAGCTGCTGGTTGAGAAGCAGAAAGGGAGCTTGGCGGAGTCCCTGCTGAGGGAGCAGCGAGGAGCCATGGAGAAGGAGCTGAGTGTCCTGCAGGGTAAAGCCCAGGGCAACTACCAGGAGAATCAGGCTGTGCAGATAAAG TTCCAGCAGCTGGAGGGTCAGATCGCAAGGTTGCAGCAGGAGAACGGGATCCTGAGGGACGCAGTCAGTTCCGCCACCACCCAGATGGAGAGCAA GCAGTCCTCGGAGCTCACCAAGTTGCGCGGGGATTACGGGAGAGTCATGGCGGAGCTGGCTGAGAAGAGCAGCAAGCTGCAGCAGGAAGACGCTCTGAGGAAGAACGTGGAGGTCACCTACAAACAGACTGTTAGCCAGCTCGAG GGTCAGCTTCAGCAAGCAGAGCGGAGGTGGGAGGATCTCCAGGGATTCCTGCGCAGTTTGACAGCTGAACACGAGAAACTGCAGGCCTCCAATCAGG AGCTGCAGAACAAGCTGCTTGCAGTGGAGTCTGAGCTGGGCAGCAAGAACAAGGAGGTCCAGACCCTGCACAGCAGCCTGACCGACACCATGGTGTCCAAGGAGCAAGTGGAGCAGAAGATGATGCAGCTCCTGGAGGCTTCCCAGCACAGCCGGGTCGAGGACACGGTGCAG gACCTGCTGAATAAGAACACATCTTTGACTGGTCATATTGAAACGCTGCAGGCCCAGGTGGAGTCTCAG ACTTCGATGGCATCGCTGGTGGAGGAGCTCCAGAAAAG GCTGGCAGAGAAGGAGGCTCAGAGGAATGCACTGGAGGACTGTCTGAAAGTGGAGAGAAGTAGCTGGGCCAGCCGCGAGGCACAACTGCAG GCGGTGCACAACGAGAGCATGACGCTAAAGGCTGAGGTTCAGAAACTGCAGGCTCAGAACTCTGAACAG CAGGCAGCCTCACAGCTCATCTTGGAGCAGATGCACAAAAG TGCACAGGAAAAGGAGGAGAAGATTGTAACCGTGGAGAATCTTCTGGAAGCTGGACTCATCGAGGTAGCAAATAAAGAGGACCAGCTGAAG GGCCTGAGGGTGGAGAACGAAGCTCTGAGACTGGAAGTGTGCCGTCTGCAGCTCCAAAACGCAGAACAG acTTCTTCAGAGGCAACTGTAGAAGAACTACAGAGAGA GATTTTAGAAAAGGATGGGAGGTTGAAGTTCGTAGAGGACATGCTTCAGGCAGAGTTGGAGAAAGTATCAGGCAAAGAGAAGTTGATCCAG GCTCTGGAGCTGCAGAGCGAGTCTCTGAAGGAGGAGGTGCAGGCAGCCAGACATCGCGAAGCTGAGCAG gttTCCATAAGAAGCCAGTTTCAGGAACTCCAGATACT GCTGCAGGCAAAGGGAGAGCAAGTGCAGGTGCTGGAGCACGCTGcagaggagagaggcagagaggctgTAGAGAGAGAGCAGCAGCTGCAG GTGCTGAGGGAGGAAAGCTCATCGCTCCGGGTGCAGCTGCTGGAGGAACAGCAGAGGGTGCAGGAGCAgcag AATCAGGTCCAGATGGCGCCTCCAAGCCAGGAACTGTTATCTTC GCTgatggagaaggagaagcaggTTGCTGAGCTGCAGAGTGAGCTGGGGGCGCTCAGGGAGGCAGTGGAGCTACATAGGAAGAAAAACAAT GAGCTTCGTGAGAAAAACTGGAGTGCAATGGAAGCTCTTTCAGCCACCGAGTCTGTGCTGCAGGGGAAACTCGACAAGACAGCCAAG GAGGGTCAGAAGGCGCTGGCCTCGGTGGAGATGCAGACCCGAGAGGCACTTCACAGACTGTTCCCTAGCCTGCCTCTGCCACGCAAACAG AACCATCAGGAGTGGCTGCTAGAGTTTGAAACGGCTGCGAAGGAGGCTCTGGCATCGAAACCTGAAGACTCAAAG CTGTTTGAGGAGAAGCTGAGGGAATCGGAGGAACTCCACAGGATTATGCAGAAGGACTGTGAGACTTACAAGAAAGTGCTGGCAGAGACG GAGGGGATCCTGCAGAGACTGCAGAGCAGTGTGGAGCAGGAGGAGTCCCGCTGGAGAGTGAAGCTGGAGGTGTCGCAGAGCGAGCAGAGACAG ATGCACTTGAAGGTGACCAggctggaggaggaggtggagaggCTGTGTGCAGACAGCAGGGAGCTGGAGAAT ctgaGGCAGGAGAGGCAGAATCTTGAGTTTCAGTTGGTGAAGGCAGAAGAGGAGAATGCAACCTATGTTTCGGAGGTCAGAGAG CTGAAAGATCTGTTGACTGAATTGCAGAGCAAACTTGATGGTTCTTATTCTGAAGCAGTCAGACAGAATGAAGAGTTGAACTTGGTAAGACTGCTGTGCTGTAGACACCCTGGGGACCCAGCGCTAG TTGAAAACCCAGCTGAAAGAAACGCTATCCAAGCTGGAAGCAGAGGAGAGGGAGCGGCACAAAGTGGCAGGTGA
- the LOC121329783 gene encoding kinectin-like isoform X1, which translates to MRELSRNSGRDTGRERLAGIAVILTIKAAGTRRSNSTVTLSQIMMELYDSQYLLILAPSLVIAIMFLFFWLFMKETSYDEVLARQKRDHKPLPVRPESRKKNEKKKSKKKESGGGVLGDVANGQESDSEHRDFDLTEAVPEEEDQTSSIVITPASNEAPAGLRDRKRRDRKQQQQQQQQQSRAGQDESAREVNGSKPAPKKETMPLTKQPTPPTDAASGKKKSMQKKQKIEADDFHTETKPESVCVPTRKEVPLLSLDAKLLESSTGKKKSASKKQKPEPGLGDEPLNLAPVYIPPMYSDPATAVPEKKSMDTATKTNAKKLKNETDKENSEVKFKEYLSILKSLTQEETINVAAVLIERNPAVLDSWQRQSGKADITLQQLQERERLLSTFQEEASIAKEKVKQLSQELLVEKQKGSLAESLLREQRGAMEKELSVLQGKAQGNYQENQAVQIKFQQLEGQIARLQQENGILRDAVSSATTQMESKQSSELTKLRGDYGRVMAELAEKSSKLQQEDALRKNVEVTYKQTVSQLEGQLQQAERRWEDLQGFLRSLTAEHEKLQASNQELQNKLLAVESELGSKNKEVQTLHSSLTDTMVSKEQVEQKMMQLLEASQHSRVEDTVQDLLNKNTSLTGHIETLQAQVESQTSMASLVEELQKRLAEKEAQRNALEDCLKVERSSWASREAQLQAVHNESMTLKAEVQKLQAQNSEQQAASQLILEQMHKSAQEKEEKIVTVENLLEAGLIEVANKEDQLKGLRVENEALRLEVCRLQLQNAEQTSSEATVEELQREILEKDGRLKFVEDMLQAELEKVSGKEKLIQALELQSESLKEEVQAARHREAEQVSIRSQFQELQILLQAKGEQVQVLEHAAEERGREAVEREQQLQVLREESSSLRVQLLEEQQRVQEQQNQVQMAPPSQELLSSLMEKEKQVAELQSELGALREAVELHRKKNNELREKNWSAMEALSATESVLQGKLDKTAKEGQKALASVEMQTREALHRLFPSLPLPRKQNHQEWLLEFETAAKEALASKPEDSKLFEEKLRESEELHRIMQKDCETYKKVLAETEGILQRLQSSVEQEESRWRVKLEVSQSEQRQMHLKVTRLEEEVERLCADSRELENLRQERQNLEFQLVKAEEENATYVSEVRELKDLLTELQSKLDGSYSEAVRQNEELNLLKTQLKETLSKLEAEERERHKVAGDLHKAQQGLDLIQTEILKETGQASLIENSTLATEMEETDRKNRMAGGLNQTVRELQQLLQSVSQQLSKGHEGNDDKPNTAEI; encoded by the exons ATCATGATGGAGCTGTATGACTCTCAGTACCTGCTCATCCTGGCCCCCTCCCTGGTCATTGCGATCATGTTCCTCTTCTTCTGGCTCTTCATGAAGGAGACCTCCTATGACGAGGTGCTGGCGCGGCAGAAACGCGACCACAAGCCTCTGCCGGTGCGCCCCGAGAGCCGCAAGAAGAAcgagaaaaagaaaagcaagaaGAAGGAGAGCGGGGGGGGCGTGCTGGGCGATGTGGCCAACGGGCAGGAGTCTGACTCGGAGCACCGGGACTTCGATTTGACCGAAGCTGTGCCGGAGGAAGAGGACCAGACTAGCTCCATCGTCATCACACCCGCCAGCAACGAAGCACCCGCGGGGCTCCGTGACAGGAAGAGGCGGGACaggaagcaacagcagcagcagcagcagcagcagtccagGGCGGGCCAGGATGAGTCTGCCAGGGAGGTGAACGGGTCGAAACCAGCGCCCAAGAAGGAGACGATGCCTTTGACCAAGCAGCCCACCCCGCCCACCGACGCTGCCTCAGGGAAGAAGAAATCCatgcagaagaagcagaagatcGAAGCAG ATGATTTCCACACAGAAACCAAACCGGAGTCGGTCTGTGTGCCCACCAGGAAGGAGGTCCCGCTTCTGTCTCTTGATGCCAAACTGCTGGAGAGCTCGACCGGCAAGAAGAAATCGGCATCAAAGAAACAGAAACCCGAGCCAG GTCTGGGGGACGAACCTCTGAACCTGGCCCCGGTTTACATCCCCCCGATGTACAGTGACCCTGCCACGGCCGTCCCGGAGAAGAAGAGCATGGACACAGCCACGAAAACCAACGCAAAGAAGCTCAAGAACGAGACTGACAAAG AAAACTCTGAGGTGAAGTTTAAAGAATATCTGTCGATCTTGAAGAGCCTGACTCAGGAAGAGACTATCAACGTGGCTGCCGTGCTGATAGAGAGGAACCCGGCCGTGCTGGACAGCTGGCAGAGA CAGAGCGGGAAGGCAGACATCACTCTGCAGCAGCTCCAGGAACGAGAGCGACTCCTCTCTACCTTCCAAGAGGAGGCCTCCATCGCCAAGGAGAAGGTCAAGCAGCTCTCCCAG GAGCTGCTGGTTGAGAAGCAGAAAGGGAGCTTGGCGGAGTCCCTGCTGAGGGAGCAGCGAGGAGCCATGGAGAAGGAGCTGAGTGTCCTGCAGGGTAAAGCCCAGGGCAACTACCAGGAGAATCAGGCTGTGCAGATAAAG TTCCAGCAGCTGGAGGGTCAGATCGCAAGGTTGCAGCAGGAGAACGGGATCCTGAGGGACGCAGTCAGTTCCGCCACCACCCAGATGGAGAGCAA GCAGTCCTCGGAGCTCACCAAGTTGCGCGGGGATTACGGGAGAGTCATGGCGGAGCTGGCTGAGAAGAGCAGCAAGCTGCAGCAGGAAGACGCTCTGAGGAAGAACGTGGAGGTCACCTACAAACAGACTGTTAGCCAGCTCGAG GGTCAGCTTCAGCAAGCAGAGCGGAGGTGGGAGGATCTCCAGGGATTCCTGCGCAGTTTGACAGCTGAACACGAGAAACTGCAGGCCTCCAATCAGG AGCTGCAGAACAAGCTGCTTGCAGTGGAGTCTGAGCTGGGCAGCAAGAACAAGGAGGTCCAGACCCTGCACAGCAGCCTGACCGACACCATGGTGTCCAAGGAGCAAGTGGAGCAGAAGATGATGCAGCTCCTGGAGGCTTCCCAGCACAGCCGGGTCGAGGACACGGTGCAG gACCTGCTGAATAAGAACACATCTTTGACTGGTCATATTGAAACGCTGCAGGCCCAGGTGGAGTCTCAG ACTTCGATGGCATCGCTGGTGGAGGAGCTCCAGAAAAG GCTGGCAGAGAAGGAGGCTCAGAGGAATGCACTGGAGGACTGTCTGAAAGTGGAGAGAAGTAGCTGGGCCAGCCGCGAGGCACAACTGCAG GCGGTGCACAACGAGAGCATGACGCTAAAGGCTGAGGTTCAGAAACTGCAGGCTCAGAACTCTGAACAG CAGGCAGCCTCACAGCTCATCTTGGAGCAGATGCACAAAAG TGCACAGGAAAAGGAGGAGAAGATTGTAACCGTGGAGAATCTTCTGGAAGCTGGACTCATCGAGGTAGCAAATAAAGAGGACCAGCTGAAG GGCCTGAGGGTGGAGAACGAAGCTCTGAGACTGGAAGTGTGCCGTCTGCAGCTCCAAAACGCAGAACAG acTTCTTCAGAGGCAACTGTAGAAGAACTACAGAGAGA GATTTTAGAAAAGGATGGGAGGTTGAAGTTCGTAGAGGACATGCTTCAGGCAGAGTTGGAGAAAGTATCAGGCAAAGAGAAGTTGATCCAG GCTCTGGAGCTGCAGAGCGAGTCTCTGAAGGAGGAGGTGCAGGCAGCCAGACATCGCGAAGCTGAGCAG gttTCCATAAGAAGCCAGTTTCAGGAACTCCAGATACT GCTGCAGGCAAAGGGAGAGCAAGTGCAGGTGCTGGAGCACGCTGcagaggagagaggcagagaggctgTAGAGAGAGAGCAGCAGCTGCAG GTGCTGAGGGAGGAAAGCTCATCGCTCCGGGTGCAGCTGCTGGAGGAACAGCAGAGGGTGCAGGAGCAgcag AATCAGGTCCAGATGGCGCCTCCAAGCCAGGAACTGTTATCTTC GCTgatggagaaggagaagcaggTTGCTGAGCTGCAGAGTGAGCTGGGGGCGCTCAGGGAGGCAGTGGAGCTACATAGGAAGAAAAACAAT GAGCTTCGTGAGAAAAACTGGAGTGCAATGGAAGCTCTTTCAGCCACCGAGTCTGTGCTGCAGGGGAAACTCGACAAGACAGCCAAG GAGGGTCAGAAGGCGCTGGCCTCGGTGGAGATGCAGACCCGAGAGGCACTTCACAGACTGTTCCCTAGCCTGCCTCTGCCACGCAAACAG AACCATCAGGAGTGGCTGCTAGAGTTTGAAACGGCTGCGAAGGAGGCTCTGGCATCGAAACCTGAAGACTCAAAG CTGTTTGAGGAGAAGCTGAGGGAATCGGAGGAACTCCACAGGATTATGCAGAAGGACTGTGAGACTTACAAGAAAGTGCTGGCAGAGACG GAGGGGATCCTGCAGAGACTGCAGAGCAGTGTGGAGCAGGAGGAGTCCCGCTGGAGAGTGAAGCTGGAGGTGTCGCAGAGCGAGCAGAGACAG ATGCACTTGAAGGTGACCAggctggaggaggaggtggagaggCTGTGTGCAGACAGCAGGGAGCTGGAGAAT ctgaGGCAGGAGAGGCAGAATCTTGAGTTTCAGTTGGTGAAGGCAGAAGAGGAGAATGCAACCTATGTTTCGGAGGTCAGAGAG CTGAAAGATCTGTTGACTGAATTGCAGAGCAAACTTGATGGTTCTTATTCTGAAGCAGTCAGACAGAATGAAGAGTTGAACTTG TTGAAAACCCAGCTGAAAGAAACGCTATCCAAGCTGGAAGCAGAGGAGAGGGAGCGGCACAAAGTGGCAGGTGATCTGCACAAG GCACAGCAGGGTCTGGACCTGATCCAGACAGAGATCCTCAAAGAGACGGGCCAGGCGAGTCTGATTGAGAACAGCACCCTCGCCACGGAGATG gAGGAGACGGACCGCAAGAACAGGATGGCAGGCGGGCTCAACCAGACAGTGAGGGAGCTGCAGCAGCTCCTGCAGAGTGTCAGCCAGCAGCTCAGCAAGGGGCATGAGGGG AACGAcgacaaacccaacacagcagaGATATAA
- the LOC121329783 gene encoding kinectin-like isoform X8, whose product MRELSRNSGRDTGRERLAGIAVILTIKAAGTRRSNSTVTLSQIMMELYDSQYLLILAPSLVIAIMFLFFWLFMKETSYDEVLARQKRDHKPLPVRPESRKKNEKKKSKKKESGGGVLGDVANGQESDSEHRDFDLTEAVPEEEDQTSSIVITPASNEAPAGLRDRKRRDRKQQQQQQQQQSRAGQDESAREVNGSKPAPKKETMPLTKQPTPPTDAASGKKKSMQKKQKIEADDFHTETKPESVCVPTRKEVPLLSLDAKLLESSTGKKKSASKKQKPEPGLGDEPLNLAPVYIPPMYSDPATAVPEKKSMDTATKTNAKKLKNETDKENSEVKFKEYLSILKSLTQEETINVAAVLIERNPAVLDSWQRQSGKADITLQQLQERERLLSTFQEEASIAKEKVKQLSQELLVEKQKGSLAESLLREQRGAMEKELSVLQGKAQGNYQENQAVQIKFQQLEGQIARLQQENGILRDAVSSATTQMESKQSSELTKLRGDYGRVMAELAEKSSKLQQEDALRKNVEVTYKQTVSQLEGQLQQAERRWEDLQGFLRSLTAEHEKLQASNQELQNKLLAVESELGSKNKEVQTLHSSLTDTMVSKEQVEQKMMQLLEASQHSRVEDTVQDLLNKNTSLTGHIETLQAQVESQTSMASLVEELQKRLAEKEAQRNALEDCLKVERSSWASREAQLQAVHNESMTLKAEVQKLQAQNSEQAASQLILEQMHKSAQEKEEKIVTVENLLEAGLIEVANKEDQLKGLRVENEALRLEVCRLQLQNAEQTSSEATVEELQREILEKDGRLKFVEDMLQAELEKVSGKEKLIQALELQSESLKEEVQAARHREAEQVSIRSQFQELQILLQAKGEQVQVLEHAAEERGREAVEREQQLQVLREESSSLRVQLLEEQQRVQEQQNQVQMAPPSQELLSSLMEKEKQVAELQSELGALREAVELHRKKNNELREKNWSAMEALSATESVLQGKLDKTAKEGQKALASVEMQTREALHRLFPSLPLPRKQNHQEWLLEFETAAKEALASKPEDSKLFEEKLRESEELHRIMQKDCETYKKVLAETEGILQRLQSSVEQEESRWRVKLEVSQSEQRQLRQERQNLEFQLVKAEEENATYVSEVRELKDLLTELQSKLDGSYSEAVRQNEELNLLKTQLKETLSKLEAEERERHKVAGDLHKAQQGLDLIQTEILKETGQASLIENSTLATEMEETDRKNRMAGGLNQTVRELQQLLQSVSQQLSKGHEGNDDKPNTAEI is encoded by the exons ATCATGATGGAGCTGTATGACTCTCAGTACCTGCTCATCCTGGCCCCCTCCCTGGTCATTGCGATCATGTTCCTCTTCTTCTGGCTCTTCATGAAGGAGACCTCCTATGACGAGGTGCTGGCGCGGCAGAAACGCGACCACAAGCCTCTGCCGGTGCGCCCCGAGAGCCGCAAGAAGAAcgagaaaaagaaaagcaagaaGAAGGAGAGCGGGGGGGGCGTGCTGGGCGATGTGGCCAACGGGCAGGAGTCTGACTCGGAGCACCGGGACTTCGATTTGACCGAAGCTGTGCCGGAGGAAGAGGACCAGACTAGCTCCATCGTCATCACACCCGCCAGCAACGAAGCACCCGCGGGGCTCCGTGACAGGAAGAGGCGGGACaggaagcaacagcagcagcagcagcagcagcagtccagGGCGGGCCAGGATGAGTCTGCCAGGGAGGTGAACGGGTCGAAACCAGCGCCCAAGAAGGAGACGATGCCTTTGACCAAGCAGCCCACCCCGCCCACCGACGCTGCCTCAGGGAAGAAGAAATCCatgcagaagaagcagaagatcGAAGCAG ATGATTTCCACACAGAAACCAAACCGGAGTCGGTCTGTGTGCCCACCAGGAAGGAGGTCCCGCTTCTGTCTCTTGATGCCAAACTGCTGGAGAGCTCGACCGGCAAGAAGAAATCGGCATCAAAGAAACAGAAACCCGAGCCAG GTCTGGGGGACGAACCTCTGAACCTGGCCCCGGTTTACATCCCCCCGATGTACAGTGACCCTGCCACGGCCGTCCCGGAGAAGAAGAGCATGGACACAGCCACGAAAACCAACGCAAAGAAGCTCAAGAACGAGACTGACAAAG AAAACTCTGAGGTGAAGTTTAAAGAATATCTGTCGATCTTGAAGAGCCTGACTCAGGAAGAGACTATCAACGTGGCTGCCGTGCTGATAGAGAGGAACCCGGCCGTGCTGGACAGCTGGCAGAGA CAGAGCGGGAAGGCAGACATCACTCTGCAGCAGCTCCAGGAACGAGAGCGACTCCTCTCTACCTTCCAAGAGGAGGCCTCCATCGCCAAGGAGAAGGTCAAGCAGCTCTCCCAG GAGCTGCTGGTTGAGAAGCAGAAAGGGAGCTTGGCGGAGTCCCTGCTGAGGGAGCAGCGAGGAGCCATGGAGAAGGAGCTGAGTGTCCTGCAGGGTAAAGCCCAGGGCAACTACCAGGAGAATCAGGCTGTGCAGATAAAG TTCCAGCAGCTGGAGGGTCAGATCGCAAGGTTGCAGCAGGAGAACGGGATCCTGAGGGACGCAGTCAGTTCCGCCACCACCCAGATGGAGAGCAA GCAGTCCTCGGAGCTCACCAAGTTGCGCGGGGATTACGGGAGAGTCATGGCGGAGCTGGCTGAGAAGAGCAGCAAGCTGCAGCAGGAAGACGCTCTGAGGAAGAACGTGGAGGTCACCTACAAACAGACTGTTAGCCAGCTCGAG GGTCAGCTTCAGCAAGCAGAGCGGAGGTGGGAGGATCTCCAGGGATTCCTGCGCAGTTTGACAGCTGAACACGAGAAACTGCAGGCCTCCAATCAGG AGCTGCAGAACAAGCTGCTTGCAGTGGAGTCTGAGCTGGGCAGCAAGAACAAGGAGGTCCAGACCCTGCACAGCAGCCTGACCGACACCATGGTGTCCAAGGAGCAAGTGGAGCAGAAGATGATGCAGCTCCTGGAGGCTTCCCAGCACAGCCGGGTCGAGGACACGGTGCAG gACCTGCTGAATAAGAACACATCTTTGACTGGTCATATTGAAACGCTGCAGGCCCAGGTGGAGTCTCAG ACTTCGATGGCATCGCTGGTGGAGGAGCTCCAGAAAAG GCTGGCAGAGAAGGAGGCTCAGAGGAATGCACTGGAGGACTGTCTGAAAGTGGAGAGAAGTAGCTGGGCCAGCCGCGAGGCACAACTGCAG GCGGTGCACAACGAGAGCATGACGCTAAAGGCTGAGGTTCAGAAACTGCAGGCTCAGAACTCTGAACAG GCAGCCTCACAGCTCATCTTGGAGCAGATGCACAAAAG TGCACAGGAAAAGGAGGAGAAGATTGTAACCGTGGAGAATCTTCTGGAAGCTGGACTCATCGAGGTAGCAAATAAAGAGGACCAGCTGAAG GGCCTGAGGGTGGAGAACGAAGCTCTGAGACTGGAAGTGTGCCGTCTGCAGCTCCAAAACGCAGAACAG acTTCTTCAGAGGCAACTGTAGAAGAACTACAGAGAGA GATTTTAGAAAAGGATGGGAGGTTGAAGTTCGTAGAGGACATGCTTCAGGCAGAGTTGGAGAAAGTATCAGGCAAAGAGAAGTTGATCCAG GCTCTGGAGCTGCAGAGCGAGTCTCTGAAGGAGGAGGTGCAGGCAGCCAGACATCGCGAAGCTGAGCAG gttTCCATAAGAAGCCAGTTTCAGGAACTCCAGATACT GCTGCAGGCAAAGGGAGAGCAAGTGCAGGTGCTGGAGCACGCTGcagaggagagaggcagagaggctgTAGAGAGAGAGCAGCAGCTGCAG GTGCTGAGGGAGGAAAGCTCATCGCTCCGGGTGCAGCTGCTGGAGGAACAGCAGAGGGTGCAGGAGCAgcag AATCAGGTCCAGATGGCGCCTCCAAGCCAGGAACTGTTATCTTC GCTgatggagaaggagaagcaggTTGCTGAGCTGCAGAGTGAGCTGGGGGCGCTCAGGGAGGCAGTGGAGCTACATAGGAAGAAAAACAAT GAGCTTCGTGAGAAAAACTGGAGTGCAATGGAAGCTCTTTCAGCCACCGAGTCTGTGCTGCAGGGGAAACTCGACAAGACAGCCAAG GAGGGTCAGAAGGCGCTGGCCTCGGTGGAGATGCAGACCCGAGAGGCACTTCACAGACTGTTCCCTAGCCTGCCTCTGCCACGCAAACAG AACCATCAGGAGTGGCTGCTAGAGTTTGAAACGGCTGCGAAGGAGGCTCTGGCATCGAAACCTGAAGACTCAAAG CTGTTTGAGGAGAAGCTGAGGGAATCGGAGGAACTCCACAGGATTATGCAGAAGGACTGTGAGACTTACAAGAAAGTGCTGGCAGAGACG GAGGGGATCCTGCAGAGACTGCAGAGCAGTGTGGAGCAGGAGGAGTCCCGCTGGAGAGTGAAGCTGGAGGTGTCGCAGAGCGAGCAGAGACAG ctgaGGCAGGAGAGGCAGAATCTTGAGTTTCAGTTGGTGAAGGCAGAAGAGGAGAATGCAACCTATGTTTCGGAGGTCAGAGAG CTGAAAGATCTGTTGACTGAATTGCAGAGCAAACTTGATGGTTCTTATTCTGAAGCAGTCAGACAGAATGAAGAGTTGAACTTG TTGAAAACCCAGCTGAAAGAAACGCTATCCAAGCTGGAAGCAGAGGAGAGGGAGCGGCACAAAGTGGCAGGTGATCTGCACAAG GCACAGCAGGGTCTGGACCTGATCCAGACAGAGATCCTCAAAGAGACGGGCCAGGCGAGTCTGATTGAGAACAGCACCCTCGCCACGGAGATG gAGGAGACGGACCGCAAGAACAGGATGGCAGGCGGGCTCAACCAGACAGTGAGGGAGCTGCAGCAGCTCCTGCAGAGTGTCAGCCAGCAGCTCAGCAAGGGGCATGAGGGG AACGAcgacaaacccaacacagcagaGATATAA